GACCTCGGTCGTTGGAGGAATGTTCCAATGCAACGGAAGCTTCTGCAGTTCGGAGAGTGCCCGCTGGACGTGGGTGACACTGACCCGGCTGGCCTTGCCTTCGAAGGCCAGCATGCAGGCGTGATCGCACAGCTGATTCAGACACCGAGGATTTCCGTCGGCGGCATACACGATGAGTTCCAGGGCGGCTTCGTCGAACATCTCCAGAAGCTCGCCGCCGCATTCCTGAACGCGGGTGAGAATGAACTCGACGGATTCCTTCTGCGTCAGCTCATCGAGGCAGACGTGGGCTTCGAGTTTGTGATTGATCGCCTGCAGACTGCGACGCGCCAGAACTTCTTCGAGCACCGGCTGGCCGGACAGCACGACCCGAAAGACCGATCGCGACTGATAGATGAAGTTCGTGAGCGAACGAAGCTCTTCCAGAATATGCTCTTTGAGCATGTGGGCTTCGTCGACAATCAGAGCGATGCCGGTCCGGTACATGGCCAGATCCCGGCCGTGGGAAACCAGCTCGAGCCGAAGTTCCTGTTCGGTCATCCGCCGATAAGGCCGCTTCAGTTCAAACAGAATTGCCTGCAGCAGCGAGCTGCGGGTTGGAAAACTGGCATTCAACAGCAGAACGGGCAGAGGATCGTCTGCCAGCTTTTCTGCCAGTGTCTTGCACAGAAGTGTCTTGCCGGTGCCCGCAGCGCCCGTCATCAGCCCAATTCCGACGCCCTGACGCACCGTCAGATCGAGGGTGTTGAGAGCATGTACGAATGATTCGGAAAAGTAGGCGAAGCGAGGATCCGGGACCGATGTGAATGGGCGGCCCTTCAGATGAAAATGTGTCTCATACATGCGCCGAACATCCCTGTTCCCAGTGTGTCACTAATAAGAATTGACCATCGGAATGCGCGTTAGCCCGCGGCGTCCGAACCCGCATGAGCGGAAAGTGCCGTCGCTTCCCAGATTGCCCAGCGTCCGTGCTGAGTCTGCCGAGGAATCGACGATATCGTCAAAATCGGCATAATTTGCCAAAACCTTGAATGGCTCTATCGTGATGGCGGACATATCCAGTGACTGCGATTCGTACCGCCTGGTCATGTTGTGGGATATAATTCGATGCCCACGGAATTCCCGAGGTGCTTTCGTCTTCCAGAAAACCGAACCGGCAACTGGTATGCGTTGTGCACCTCAAACCTGCTTCCCGTCGGATATCAATTTTGACAGCGCCGCATAAGGTCTCTGAGATTTTGACAGAACACACTGAATACACTGCCCGTGTTTCTTCGACCATTGATGCCATTCGCCTCGTCTTCGGACTGCAGGACGCGAATCTCCGCAAGATTCAGGACGTTTTGCCCGTTCGTGTGGTCTCAGTCGAAAACGAGATTCGGATCACCGGTAACACTGAGAAAGCGGTTGATGAGGCGCGGCAGGTCTTTGAAGAACTCTGCCAGATTGCCAGTCGACGCCGCCAGATTTCCGACCGGGATCTCGATCGGGTGCTCGCGCCTGTCACTCCGATCCCAAAAATGACCGCAGAAGATGCTGAGCCTCTCGGAGAACTGCAGATCCGTCCTGCGGGCATTGTTTCTCCCAAGACGCAGGGGCAGGCTCGGTACATGAACGCCATTCGGGATAGCGATCTGGTGTTCTGCAGCGGCCCGGCCGGTTCAGGAAAGACCTATCTCGCCGTCGCCCTGGCACTCGAAGCCCTCAAAGCCGAACAGGTTCGCAAGCTGGTTCTGGTTCGTCCGGCCGTGGAAGCCGGTGAGAAACTGGGATTTCTGCCGGGGGACCTGCTGGCCAAAGTGAACCCCTTTTTGCGCCCTTTGCTTGACGCTTTGCGCGATATGCTCGACTATGATCAGGTCCAGAGATACATGGAACACGATGTCATCGAGATTGTCCCGCTGGCATTCATGCGAGGTCGAACCCTCAACGAGACTTTCATGATTCTGGATGAAGCCCAGAACACGACCGTGACCCAGATGAAGATGTTTTTGACGCGAATGGGAACCGGTTCTAAGATTGTGGTTACGGGAGATCAGACGCAGAATGACCTGCCGCCCCATGTCACGTCGGGACTCAACGATGCCATGAAACGGCTGCGGGGAATTCCAGGGACGTCGGCCGTCAAACTCGATGGTCGCGATATCGTGCGACACCGACTCGTCCGGGAAATTGTCAAAGCTTACGACATCGGCAGCTCGCCGAACCGCTCTTCGGAATGAAAGATTTCAGTCACCTCGCTAGAATAGCGCCGCCGCACACGTCGACGCCTGACCGGCGGTGCATCGCCTGACAACTCAGAAGGCTTAGCTCGAGTCTGTCACCGCATGCCCTGCCCGTATTGCGTGTGCCTGGTACCACATGAAAATCTTCACTTCTCATAAACGTTCCCGGGTCACGAGAAAGTCCCCGCACCGGCCCGCCCACCATGTGGTCACGCAGTTCTTCTCGCTGAAGTACCATCGCGGCCGACTGCTTCGGCTGTTGATCGGTCTCGTGGGAGCGATTGCGATCGTCACTTCGCTGCAGAGCTGGGTGCATCCCTTCACCTATCGCATTGGGGACCGGTGTCCCGACGGCGTGGTCGCCCGGATGACCTTCCAGGTGACCAACAGTTTTGAGACCGCG
The genomic region above belongs to Rubinisphaera margarita and contains:
- a CDS encoding PhoH family protein — protein: MTEHTEYTARVSSTIDAIRLVFGLQDANLRKIQDVLPVRVVSVENEIRITGNTEKAVDEARQVFEELCQIASRRRQISDRDLDRVLAPVTPIPKMTAEDAEPLGELQIRPAGIVSPKTQGQARYMNAIRDSDLVFCSGPAGSGKTYLAVALALEALKAEQVRKLVLVRPAVEAGEKLGFLPGDLLAKVNPFLRPLLDALRDMLDYDQVQRYMEHDVIEIVPLAFMRGRTLNETFMILDEAQNTTVTQMKMFLTRMGTGSKIVVTGDQTQNDLPPHVTSGLNDAMKRLRGIPGTSAVKLDGRDIVRHRLVREIVKAYDIGSSPNRSSE